AGGTAATGATTGAATTGGGGTTAGAAGAGAGACCCGATGCCATTACTAATCCTTTGAGCGAAATTATCGAAATCGGTGACAACTCACCTCAACCCCTTCCTGAAGGAACTAAACTAATTGATATTTTTGACCAAATTGGGACAGGAAGAACCCTAATAATTTTAGGAGAACCAGGGTCAGGAAAAACTACAACACTACTTGAACTTGCCCGGAATTTAATCGCTCGTGCTGAACAAGACAGCAATCAGCTAATTCCTGTAGTATTTAACCTCTCCTCTTGGGCAAAGAAACGGCAGACGATAACCGATTGGTTAGTAGAGGAACTGAACACTATATATAAAGTTCCCAATAAAATTGGACAAGCTTGGGTAAAGAACCAGCAACTACTACTATTACTTGATGGTTTGGATGAAGTTAAGGCAGACTATCGAGACGACTGTATTGTTGCTTTGAACCAATTTCAGCAGGAGCATGGTGCCGAGTTGGTAGTGTGTAGTCGGATTAAAGACTATGAAGCCCTATCCAACGGTCTGAATTTTCAGAAAGCAGTTTATCTAAGATTGCTGACTTTAGAACAAATTTGTCATTACTTGAATCGTGTCGGAGCTGATTTAACAGGCTTGAGGACATTAATTGCAGAGGATACAGTATTACAAGATTTAGCCCAGTCACCCTTGATGCTCAATATTATGACTCTAGCTTATCAGGGAGTAGCAGTTGAGGATTTACCTAAAACTGAGGTGGTGGAGGAACGGCGCTGGCAGCTATTTGATGCATATATTGAGAAGATGTTTAGGCGTCGGAAGACTAATCAGCAATACAAGGAAGCGCAAGTAAAGCACTGGCTAATTTGGATGGCGCAGAGGATGCTTGAAGAATCACAAACAGTATTTTTCATTGAAAAAATGCAGCCTACTTGGTTGTCGAGTAAGTGCCAAAAATG
The Moorena sp. SIOASIH genome window above contains:
- a CDS encoding NACHT domain-containing protein, producing MSEDPKTVSNNNLNKSQFGGGFVDADTVHAHQIGGDIHNHYNYVPNQSPTLTRQEYRNRQALLAKVKNYWVKGVLEKSLYHQVMIELGLEERPDAITNPLSEIIEIGDNSPQPLPEGTKLIDIFDQIGTGRTLIILGEPGSGKTTTLLELARNLIARAEQDSNQLIPVVFNLSSWAKKRQTITDWLVEELNTIYKVPNKIGQAWVKNQQLLLLLDGLDEVKADYRDDCIVALNQFQQEHGAELVVCSRIKDYEALSNGLNFQKAVYLRLLTLEQICHYLNRVGADLTGLRTLIAEDTVLQDLAQSPLMLNIMTLAYQGVAVEDLPKTEVVEERRWQLFDAYIEKMFRRRKTNQQYKEAQVKHWLIWMAQRMLEESQTVFFIEKMQPTWLSSKCQKCIYSLGVTLNVGLLSGLSVGILFSAQSFIIGLINGSIVGLVVGLMTGLERTIKTVETIAWSWNDVLRNFLNAPLFGLSVGIIGGPELETKTSPNQGIWKSAVNACKGWLFFSVPFALLTFGVSLVITILEGFTPETLILLLFIPIIALLSFGMTIGLYVWLRIGGITCIQHFSLRLSLYFDNCIPWNYARFLDYAADRIFLQKVGGGYIFIHRMLMEHFAEMKPEN